In Desmospora profundinema, the genomic stretch TACTACGCCGATGGCCCGTTCCCACCATTCCAACTCTTCCCCAGTAACGGCATCTTCACCCGTGATCGCCTCGTAGATCCCTTTTATTGTACCGACCCCTGGAATAAAATCCAATCCCGTACTAAGCAAGACAGCAAAGAGGCTCAATCCCACCGTGGCCGCGACCGCCGCTCGGGTCGTGTCGAAACAATCGGCGAAACTGCCGCAGTTATCGGCAAAGGCTGTCTCCGGAAACAGAAGGAAGCATCCGATCATCCATCCCCAAATCCATATTCGGCTACTCATGAAGCCTTCCCTCCTTCCGGTTGTTTGGTTTCCGGGAGGCCGGGATTCAACAGGTACAAGATCAGAAAGGACAAGGCGGTCAGAAGGAGAACGGGACGGAAGTTGTCGGTCCAGTACCACGCCTCTTGCAACACTTGCTGAGAAAATCCCTGGATCAGGACAAAACCGATGACCAGCCGGAACAATAGGGGAATGCGTTCCATCCAACGCGGCCAATCCCCCAGGGGGATGCGGATCAAGCCGTGGCGAGCAGCTTGCAGCAATAGAATGAACAGTCCCAGTCCGACGGCGTCCCAATAGGAATAGTAGAGTCCCGCGAGCAGCAACGTAATCCAAGCCGTCGACGCCAGGGTGCGAACGACTCGAGGAAGGCGCAAAGTCCATGGCACCACCGGCGGCGCTGCTGCCAGAAGATGTTCCATTTCATCCATGCGGATGCTTTTTTCCTGTTGGGAAGCGGTCAATCCCTGTAGGTAAATTCGCAGGATGGAAACCGTGACCGCGATCAGCAACAACCATCCGCCGTGCTCCTGCAAGGGCTCCATCGCCGATGCAGGAGGATCATCTCCGCTCCAAGTAAAAATGGGGCGGATTAGGATCGGTACCGCCTGGCTCCAGAAGTAAACCAGCGTCCAAGTGAGCGCCCCGTGCCCGATAAAAGCCCACCATCGACTGATCTCTCGAGACAGAGTCGGAGGCGGTGTCAACTGGGAAAGGAGGGATTTGGTCCAGACAGCGACATGTACCGTTAAAAAAGCGAGTAGGCCATAGGAGAGGAGCAAGGGCAGACGGATTTGCAACAAAGGTTCCCACACGCTCGTCTCCCCGGTCCATGGATCAATCACAATCCATTCCGGACGGGCCAGAAAAAAGTCACCCAAAATGAACCCGAAGAGAAACCCGATTCCCAGCCTCGCACTTAAAATTCCAAAAACAGCGGCTACCATCATCAGGATCATCGATTCCGTCCATGCCTGTTCATATCCCCACTGTCCCCACCCAAACCCTAAACCTGAAAAGAAGGCCAAGAGAGGCAACACGGCCGCAACCCACGGCCAAGCCGTCAGGAATAACCCATCTGTTAAAATCACCGGTAATCCGGGGGTGAGGTGGCGGGAGCGCAAGGGGAGATCCACCCACTCAAATCGAACCAGCCGTTTGATCGCTGAATCTATTTTCTCTATCAAGAAAGTTCCCCCTCCCATCGACGAAGCAGGCGTTTCGAAACATCGCCCAACACGATGCCGTAAATGATATGCCCAAAGATGGAGACGGACAAAAACTCATCCAGTGCCTTCAACCCCAGCCATCCCGGATAGACAGAGACCATCATGGTTTCCAGGATCAATGCCCAGACAATTCCGCCCCGGATGCCTTTGTGTCCAAAGGCGATGGTGTAAGCCATGGCGAAGCCCACCCCGTTGGCCAGATGAAACCCGACACCCAGGATTTCCACCCACCAGCCGTTGTAGCCGGTTCCCACCAGGGATTGACCGAAGATAAGGAAAATATCGAAAGGCCAAAACTGGATACCGGTCCATCGGATGAGAAGAAATCGGGAGGCGTCATAAGCCAAGGTGGCCAAAACCCCGGCGACCAGTCCCGCTTTGACCGCATGGTGGAGACGCGTTCGCTCCGCCGGACGGCTTCGTCGCCAAATTAACGAGCCGATGATGGAAGCGAGAAGCAGGATCACGATTAAGGTCGCTAGCATAGAAACACCGGAAAGAACATAAATCAACAGAGCGGCTCCGGTCGAAATAAAAAGTAACGCAAAAAGGTAACGATGCTTATGAGAGCACAGGGCCACTTCCTCCTTCGGGAAAATGGGATAATGAAAAGAATCGTGTGGTTTTAGGGAAGGATACATTTTCCACAGATTTAATCTTATACGGTTTTTGTCAATTGGTAAATAGAACCTTTCCACTGAAGAAGATCGATCTTATTTGAATTTTATCGATCAGCCACCATGATCGGTTCCTGTTGAGTGGATCCACTCAAGTATTAATGGATTAGGGTCTGTCTGGTAATTCAATTTTCCGCAAGAACGAGAGAGGGTCGGTATGCTGGCGGAGAGCCTTTGCACTCATAGAGCACAAGTCTCGCCTAGGTCACTTCGTTCCCGGTCTCGCTATGCGCTTTTTGCAACGAAACGAAGACAGCCATACCGACCCGGGATCCCGCCCTACGGATTTATCAGACACGCCTTAGTCAGGAATAAATCAGGCTATCGATGGTGGTTGATTTCGGATGATTGTGTTATCCTGTGGATAGGATAAATAGAAGCGGGGATGGTCCCCCGCTTCTGGTAGCTGCCGTCAGGCAGACGGCCAGAGAACAAGGATAACCCGCGTTCCTTTGCGTCAGGGGCGGGTTATTTCTTTTTGAGTGCCTAATATGCGATTACCACGGCTGCTAATTGCAGCACCAGGCCCATCGCTTGCAGGAGTGTTGTCGTATCCATCGGCATCACCCCCTTTTTCAAGGGTGTACCGCCCGCCCTATTGCTACTACCATCTACCATTCTGACAGAATAGAGCGTGAAAGGATCACACATTTGGTGTGATTTTTTTGTTTGAAAGCACTAGATTCGTAGGTCGGTTTTTTCTCCTTCATGAACCCTACCCGCAACATTGTCCTTTCCCACGCATAGGATAAACCATCTCATGGACCATCCGTCTCTTGATTTCGTTTGGTATTCCGTAACTTTTCCCATTATGGTTCATGTGTGAAAACAGTCGTGAATACGATGGAGTACAAACACCTAGAGAAGACATCATCGAGTGGAAGCTGAGAGGAGGGTTTCCATGGACATCCTGAAACGTATCGCTGAGCAGCGGAAGCAGGAAGAGAAGCTGGCATGGGAGGGAACCTTCGCTGAATATCTGGAAATGGTTCGGGAGCGTCCGGAATTGGCACAAACCGCTCATTCCAGGGTTTACAATATGATTGCCGATGCCGGTGTGGAGACCGGTGAAAATGGAAGCAAACAGTATTTGTTCTTCAGCCGGGAACTCTTCGGATTGGATCGGGCGATTGAGCGACTGGTGGAGGAATACTTCCACTCGGCCGCCCGCCGGCTGGATGTGCGAAAACGGATCCTTTTGTTGATGGGACCGGTCTCCGGGGGAAAGTCGACAATCGTCACGATGTTGAAGCAGGGCTTGGAACAGTATTCCCGTACGGATGCCGGAGCGGTTTATGCCATCAAGGGCTGCCCGATGCAAGAAGATCCCCTCCATCTGATTCCGCCCTCGATGCGAGCCGAAGTAGAAGAGGAGCTGGGGGTACGGATCGAAGGCAATCTCTGCCCTTCCTGCCGGATCCGGTTGAAAGAAGAATACGGAAACCGTATTGAGGACGTGCGGGTGGAACGGGTGCTTCTCTCCGAAGACGATCGGGTGGGGATCGGAACCTTCAGTCCCTCGGATCCCAAATCCCAGGATATCGCCGATCTCACCGGAAGCATTGACTTTGCCACCATCACCGAGTATGGATCCGAGTCGGATCCCCGCGCTTACCGATTTGACGGTGAATTGAACAAAGCTAACCGCGGCTTAATGGAATTTCAGGAGATGCTCAAGTGTGACGAGAAATTTTTGTGGAATCTTCTCTCTCTTACACAGGAAGGTAATTTTAAAGCGGGACGGTTTGCGCTCATCAGTGCCGATGAGCTGATTGTGGCCCATACCAACGAAGCGGAATACAAATCCTTTATCGCCAACAAAAAAAACGAAGCATTACAATCCCGGATCATCGTGATGCCCGTTCCCTATAATCTGGAGGTATCCAAAGAGGAGAAAATCTACGAGAAATTGATTCGCCAAAGCGACCTGAGTCATATCCACATCGCACCCCACGCCTTGCGGGCGGCGGCTACTTTCAGCATTTTGACACGGCTGAGAGAGTCCAAAAAACAAGGGGTCGACCTGGTGAAAAAAATGCGCCTCTACGACGGCAAGTCCGTGGAAGGGTACAAAGACACCGATGTGGAGGAACTGCGGAACGAGCACCTGGACGAAGGGATGTCCGGTGTCGATCCTCGCTATGTCATCAACCGCATCTCCAGTGCCCTGATCCGGACAGAAGCCGATTATATCAATGCCATGGATATTCTGCGGGCGATTAAGGACGGTTTGGATCAACATCCGTCTATCACGAAAGAGGAACGGGACCGTTATCTGAATTTTATTTCTATTGCACGCAAGGAGTATGACGAACTGGCCAAAAAAGAAGTGCAAAAGGCGTTTGTTTACTCCTATGAAGAGTCGGCCAAAACGTTATTGGACAACTATCTGGACAATGTGGAAGCTTACTGCAACTGGCAGAAGATCCGGGATCCTTTGACGGGGGAAGAGCTGGAGCCGGATGAGAAACTGATGCGTTCCATTGAAGAACAGATCGGTATCTCGGAAAACGCCAAAAAAGCGTTCCGTGAAGAAATCCTGATCCGCATCTCCGCTTATGCCCGCAAGGGGAAGAAATTTGACTACAACAGCCACGATCGCTTGCGGGAAGCGATCCAGAAAAAACTGTTCGCCGATCTGAAAGATGTGGTGAAAATCACCACATCCACCAAAACGCCGGATGAAAACCAACTGAAAAAGATTAACGAAGTGATTGCCACGCTGGTGGAAAAGTATGGCTACACCACCGCCAGCGCCAACGAACTGCTGCGCTATGTGGGGAGCCTCTTGAACCGCTAGTGGGACTTCGGGAGAGACAGGAGGTACCCCGGATGTCGAAACCCACCTTTATCGTGTCGGAAGAAAACTGGTCCTTACACCGGAAAGGCCATCAGGACCAGATGCGTCATCAGGAGAAAGTGAAGGAAGCGATCAAGAAAAACCTGTCCGACCTCATCTCGGAGGAGAGCATCATTCTCTCCGACGGCAAAAAAGTGGTCAAAATCCCGATCCGGTCCATGGAAGAGTATAAATTTCGCTTTAACTACAATAAAGGAAAGCATGTGGGGCAGGGAGACGGGAAAAGTCAGGTGGGGGACGTGATCGGAAGGGAGCGGGCCAAGGGGCAACCGGGGAAAGGGCAGGGGGCGGGGGATTCCCCCGGCCAGGATTACTATGAAGCGGAAATTTCGGTGGATGAGCTGGAGAGCATGCTCTTTTCCGAACTGGAACTGCCTCGCTTGCAACAAAAAGAACAACAGGAGATTGAAACCCAGGATATTCGTTTTAACGACGTGCGGAAAAAAGGGCTGATGGGAAACATCGATAAGAAACGGACCCTTCTCAACTCCCTGAAACGGAACGCGATGAAAGGTAAGGAGGGCTTCGGCCGCATCTCCGATGAGGATCTTCGGTTCAAGACGTGGGAAGAGATCGTGATTCCCCACTCCAACGCCGTTGTGATCGCTATGATGGACACCTCGGGTTCCATGGGCATTTTTGAAAAATACATCGCACGCAGTTTCTTCTTTTGGATGACCCGCTTTCTTCGCACTCAATATGAAAAAGTGGAAATCGTCTTTATCGCCCACCATACCGAGGCCAAGGAAGTTTCCGAAGAACACTTTTTCAGCAAGGGAGAATCCGGCGGCACCATCTGTTCCTCCGCCTATCGTAAAGCCCTGGAAGTGATCGACGACCGTTATCCGCCGCACCGCTACAACATCTATCCCTTCCACTTTTCCGACGGCGACAACCTCACCTCCGACAAC encodes the following:
- a CDS encoding PrkA family serine protein kinase; the protein is MDILKRIAEQRKQEEKLAWEGTFAEYLEMVRERPELAQTAHSRVYNMIADAGVETGENGSKQYLFFSRELFGLDRAIERLVEEYFHSAARRLDVRKRILLLMGPVSGGKSTIVTMLKQGLEQYSRTDAGAVYAIKGCPMQEDPLHLIPPSMRAEVEEELGVRIEGNLCPSCRIRLKEEYGNRIEDVRVERVLLSEDDRVGIGTFSPSDPKSQDIADLTGSIDFATITEYGSESDPRAYRFDGELNKANRGLMEFQEMLKCDEKFLWNLLSLTQEGNFKAGRFALISADELIVAHTNEAEYKSFIANKKNEALQSRIIVMPVPYNLEVSKEEKIYEKLIRQSDLSHIHIAPHALRAAATFSILTRLRESKKQGVDLVKKMRLYDGKSVEGYKDTDVEELRNEHLDEGMSGVDPRYVINRISSALIRTEADYINAMDILRAIKDGLDQHPSITKEERDRYLNFISIARKEYDELAKKEVQKAFVYSYEESAKTLLDNYLDNVEAYCNWQKIRDPLTGEELEPDEKLMRSIEEQIGISENAKKAFREEILIRISAYARKGKKFDYNSHDRLREAIQKKLFADLKDVVKITTSTKTPDENQLKKINEVIATLVEKYGYTTASANELLRYVGSLLNR
- the yhbH gene encoding sporulation protein YhbH — encoded protein: MSKPTFIVSEENWSLHRKGHQDQMRHQEKVKEAIKKNLSDLISEESIILSDGKKVVKIPIRSMEEYKFRFNYNKGKHVGQGDGKSQVGDVIGRERAKGQPGKGQGAGDSPGQDYYEAEISVDELESMLFSELELPRLQQKEQQEIETQDIRFNDVRKKGLMGNIDKKRTLLNSLKRNAMKGKEGFGRISDEDLRFKTWEEIVIPHSNAVVIAMMDTSGSMGIFEKYIARSFFFWMTRFLRTQYEKVEIVFIAHHTEAKEVSEEHFFSKGESGGTICSSAYRKALEVIDDRYPPHRYNIYPFHFSDGDNLTSDNERCIKLVRELMNRCNLFGYGEVNQYNRHSTLMNAYKHIQDETFMHYIIREKGQVYNALKHFFGRREEAIG